A region of Triplophysa dalaica isolate WHDGS20190420 chromosome 20, ASM1584641v1, whole genome shotgun sequence DNA encodes the following proteins:
- the aurkaip1 gene encoding aurora kinase A-interacting protein → MFVSRVVSQLSLLSKASGLLPKNSQALCSAVQHCQSAHFKAFHSSNRRLIPAADNQHQPKLWAPLDSDLEEVLVPRKLSVSPLESWLSLRYSLPPLLEALPPLEEGEIISESMVLPPCAVPLLEDGESSTPLHCKNVLEIRRRKMNRHKYRKLLKRTKFLRRRVKDVRRKKKQFNFERDLIRIARRAGLKKAPEGWTTPKIFIKLSQSKRD, encoded by the exons ATGTTTGTCTCAAGAGTGGTTTCACAGCTTAGCCTGCTTTCCAAAGCATCTG GTTTACTTCCGAAGAATAGCCAGGCATTATGTAGTGCTGTACAACATTGCCAATCTGCCCATTTCAAAGCTTTTCACTCTTCAAACAGACGCCTCATCCCAGCTGCTGACAACCAGCATCAGCCCAAACTATGGGCACCTCTTGATTCAGATTTAGAGGAGGTCCTTGTGCCCCGTAAACTGTCCGTTTCCCCCTTGGAAAGCTGGCTTTCCCTGCGCTATTCGCTCCCCCCTTTGCTGGAGGCTTTACCGCCTCTGGAAGAAGGTGAGATTATAAGTGAATCCATGGTGCTGCCCCCGTGTGCTGTGCCATTACTGGAAGATGGAGAAAGCTCAACGCCGCTGCACTGCAAGAACGTGCTGGAGATCAGGCGAAGGAAGATGAACAGGCACAAATACAGAAAGCTTCTAAAAAGGACCAAGTTTCTGAGAAGGAGAGTAAAGGATGTCAGGAGGAAGAAAAAGCAG TTCAACTTCGAGAGAGATCTCATCCGAATTGCTAGACGAGCTGGACTGAAGAAAGCCCCAGAGGGATGGACAACACCCAAAATCTTCATTAAACTGAGCCAATCTAAAAGAGATTGA
- the mxra8b gene encoding matrix remodeling-associated protein 8b: MFLVLYIWSAFLLPWARAQSSMLGVVVEARNMTVAAGSDVVLTCHNQQIVWRQDRLRDRQRVVHWDLVRNRPDYTVERILDMFPGGTERLYSDYNRGRITISKEAFSDGNFSLVINNVDMDDKGIYICNLHHHYCKAHRSIKIQLNVTKSPRKEKRVWDGDKSVFVVLEGKSVVLPCVNRRPLWTDGYKDEGQQQVVHWDWQAPGVTRDRADRLVDVYASGEKRQYGPLFLWNKMNISNDAFNLGDFSLSIRNIQPSDKGLYSCHLHHHYCGLHERRIFRVIVDSSIRPLPPAPFPTEAPETPSDHPSLPADDPKTNVVEAPRVLNVILPENQSHLLHQVGYILAIFVLLLLVLIGIIMTTRQCRRKGHEFEGQRSRRGRRTSIEMCATELQPYNQEDLRLDYKNNIMKERSEGNLYPSSKVIDLNREMERMSWK, from the exons ATGTTTCTTGTGTTATACA TCTGGTCTGCCTTCCTCTTACCATGGG cCAGGGCACAAAGCAGCATGCTGGGTGTTGTCGTGGAGGCGAGGAATATGACTGTTGCCGCAGGGTCAGATGTTGTTTTAACATGTCATAACCAGCAGATTGTTTGGAGGCAGGATCGCCTGAGGGACCGTCAGCGTGTCGTGCACTGGGACCTGGTCCGGAACCGACCCGACTACACTGTGGAGCGCATTTTAGATATGTTCCCAGGGGGAACAGAGCGATTGTATAGTGACTATAACAGGGGCCGTATTACTATCTCGAAAGAAGCCTTCAGCGATGGCAACTTCTCACTTGTTATTAATA ATGTAGATATGGATGATAAAGGCATTTATATCTGCAACCTACATCACCATTATTGCAAGGCCCACCGGTCCATTAAAATCCAGCTTAATGTCACTAAATCTc CCCGAAAGGAAAAGCGTGTTTGGGATGGCGATAAGTCTGTGTTCGTGGTTCTTGAAGGAAAGAGTGTAGTGCTTCCCTGCGTGAACCGTAGACCACTGTGGACGGATGGGTACAAGGATGAGGGCCAGCAGCAGGTGGTCCACTGGGACTGGCAAGCTCCAGGGGTCACCCGTGACAGAGCAGACCGCCTCGTCGATGTATACGCCTCCGGAGAAAAGCGACAGTATGGGCCCCTCTTCCTCTGGAATAAGATGAACATCTCGAACGATGCGTTTAACCTGGGGGATTTCTCCCTCAGCATCCGTAACATTCAGCCGTCTGATAAAGGCCTGTATTCTTGCCATCTTCACCATCACTATTGTGGACTACATGAAAGAAGAATATTTCGGGTAATCGTCGATTCATCCATCCGGCCTTTGCCTCCAGCGCCCTTCCCAACTGAAGCACCAGAAACACCTTCCGACCATCCTTCACTGCCTGCCGATGACCCGA AAACAAACGTGGTGGAAGCACCTCGTGTGCTGAATGTCATTCTACCTGAGAATCAAAGTCACCTGCTGCATCAGGTGGGCTACATCCTGGCCATCTTTGTGCTTCTGCTTCTCGTGCTCATTGGAATTATTATGACCACAAGACAATGTAGAAGAAAAG gGCATGAGTTTGAGGGTCAGAGGTCTCGGCG GGGCCGAAGGACATCCATTGAAATGTGTGCCACAGAACTTCAACCCTACAATCAGGAGGACTTGCGGCTGG acTACAAGAACAACATAATGAAAGAAAGGTCAGAAGGAAATCTCTATCCCTCTTCGAAAGTTATTGATCTCAACAGAG AAATGGAAAGAATGTCATGGAAATGA